One segment of Solanum lycopersicum chromosome 1, SLM_r2.1 DNA contains the following:
- the LOC138340783 gene encoding uncharacterized mitochondrial protein AtMg00860-like: MTDREIKTTLLNLAQAMTIKAQSVATHSQAMAAQENQSIAFVCHIVSSEGIEVDPMKMEAFKNWPRPLNQTDTRSSLGLTGYYTRFVDGCASIASPLTSLAQKRVKFEWSKACESGFKDFKDKLISALVLTLSEGTEGFVVYFNASRVVLGTVLMQYGKVIAYSSIQLKVH; encoded by the exons ATGACGGATCGAGAGATAAAGACAACTTTACTAAACTTGGCTCAAGCAATGACAATTAAAGCCCAATCTGTAGCCACTCATTCTCAAGCTATGGCGGCTCAAGAGAACCA ATCGATTGCTTTTGTTTGCCACATAGTTTCAAgtgagggtatagaggttgatcctATGAAAATGGAGGCGtttaagaattggcctagacctttgaatCAAACTGATACTCGAAGTTCCTTGGGTTTAACCGGCTATTATACGAGATTTGTTGATGGTTGTGCATCTATTGCTTCTCCATTGACATCCTTAGCCCAAAAAAGAGTAAAGTTTGAGTGGTCAAAAGCTTGTGAAAGTGGTTTTAAAGATTTTAAAGATAAGCTTATCTCTGCTCTAGTTTTGACTTTATCGGAAGGTACCGAAGGGTTTGTTGTGTATTTTAACGCTTCTCGAGTAGTTTTGGGTACTGTCCTCATGCAATATGGTAAGGTAATTGCATATTCCTCTATACAACTCAAGGTGCATTAG